The genomic stretch GTGGTCAGCGGAGGACATTTCCGCGCAGAATCGCGGCAGCGGCTTGACGATCCGGCCGCTGGTTCCAGAGCCGGTGCGCGACAGCATTCTCGATACGATGGCATTCGCGCCCGGCGCCTATTTGCGCGGCACCCCCCATTTGCCGGGCACACGCGAGTACTTCACGTGTCTCGAAGGGCGGGTCGCCGTGTTTGTTGCGGGCGAGCGGCACGGACTCATTGCCGGTGACGTGCTGGCATTTCCCGGGCACGTGCCGCATTCGTATCGCAACGAGGATGCGCAGCGCAAGGCGCTGGGCGTATCGATCGTGATACTGGCGAAAGCGGGCATCTAACCAACATCATGCGGCCTTCGAATTGGCGCTTGCGGTGTCGCGCGTGCAGCATGCGAAGCGGAAGGCGTGGAAGCGTATCTCAGGGACGGCGCGGTTGCATGCCCGCGTTTCCTTTTTGGGTCGGGACGTCGATGGTTCGTGGGGAGGTGCGTGCGTATCTAACGGCTTTGCCGGTCGTCGCTTCGTGCGCGCCATGGGGCAGAAATCGGCCAGAAGCGGCCTTTCGATACCTCGACTCAGATTCGCGACAATCTCGAGGTTTCTGCGTTAGTCGATGATATTCTGCGGATGCCACGTTTCGTTGTCGTCGTAACGGTATAGCTCACTTCTTCGTCTGAAAAAGTGAATCTACTCGCGACAAGGTGTTGCACTTCACTTTTGATCGCGGCTTAGCTATCAGATCACGACTGCGGTGCTAGACCAGCGGCGATCAGATTCAGAATTTGTGCCATGTCCGCCGGTATCATGGGGCAAGGAGGTCTCGGCAGACGCGATGACGCATCCAACCTGCCGCGTTGCCGAAGCAAAAGCTTTTTTGCTGCATGCGAAAAATGCAGCTTCGGAGTGGGCGTTCAAGACAATTGGAAACGTTGTGGTTGTGCGATCGTCGAAAGGCGCAGTCGGGGCAGAAGCGGAACTTCGCTAACGGTTGATACCTGGCAGCTTGCGAAGTTGGGACAAGGTACGTCTTGGTGTTCGCAGTAATCCAGTGCATGTGTCATGCATCAGGGTCCGGTCAGTCAACACGAATCCGAGGGGCCGGAACTCTGATTTTGAGTGCAAGCAATCAACCGCGGAGGTTTGCCATGACCGACGATGGAACTGATGGCGATCGGGAAGCGCTGGATCTTCTCATCCGAGGATTCCAGGTCTCGCGGATGCTCCGGTTGGTGGCTGATCTCGGTCTCGCGGACAAGATTCCAAAAGACGGCAGCCGCAATGTAGGCGACCTGGCCACAGCCTGTGCAGTGCTTGCTTCACCACTGCTTCGAGTGCTACGCGCGCTGGCTGCTTTCGGCGTCTTTCGCATCGGCGCGGACGGAAGCGTTTCCCACTCTCCGCGCTCCGTGCTCCTGAGGACCGATCAACCGAACAGTCTTCACCATGGAGCCAGGTTCTGGACTGCGCCCGGCTCGTGGAAGGCTTGGGGCGTTCTGGATGCTGCGCTTGCTGGCGACACTCCGCATCAGGCCGCCTGGAACATGAGCCGCTTCCAGTACCTTCGTGAACACACCGACGAGGCTCGGAATTTTGATGCCTTCATGGCGAACTTCCCCGACCATCGGCACCAGGCGCTTGCCGCCAGCTATGACTTTTCCGGGGCGAAGCTAATCATCGACATCGGTGGTGGCAACGGAGAGGCGCTGCGTCGCATACTCGCCCGGTTCCCGGCGCCGCGCGGATTGGTTTTTGACCGCGATGACGTCGTAGCGGCGATAGCGCCAGAAGCGCGATCGAGCGGAAGAATCGATGTCCAAGGCGGGAGCTTCCTTGATCTCGTCCCTGAAGGCGCGGACATCTACCTCCTGGTCCGCGTTCTGCACGACTGGTCCGACGACGATTGCATTCGAATCCTGCGCAACTGCCGTGCCGCAATGACCCCTAGCGCACGCTTGCTGATCGTTGAGCAGATCCTCGAGCCCGACCCGGCGCTCGGACGGCCGTCGAGTTATCTGGTCGACACACAGATGATGGCCATGTTCGGTACCGCGCGGGAGCGTACAGAAGCCGAATTCGGCGAACTGCTCCAAACCTCAGGCTTGGGGCTTGAGCGCGTAATTGAAACCGCATCGCCGGTGT from Paraburkholderia sp. IMGN_8 encodes the following:
- a CDS encoding methyltransferase — its product is MTDDGTDGDREALDLLIRGFQVSRMLRLVADLGLADKIPKDGSRNVGDLATACAVLASPLLRVLRALAAFGVFRIGADGSVSHSPRSVLLRTDQPNSLHHGARFWTAPGSWKAWGVLDAALAGDTPHQAAWNMSRFQYLREHTDEARNFDAFMANFPDHRHQALAASYDFSGAKLIIDIGGGNGEALRRILARFPAPRGLVFDRDDVVAAIAPEARSSGRIDVQGGSFLDLVPEGADIYLLVRVLHDWSDDDCIRILRNCRAAMTPSARLLIVEQILEPDPALGRPSSYLVDTQMMAMFGTARERTEAEFGELLQTSGLGLERVIETASPVWVMEVIPM
- a CDS encoding helix-turn-helix domain-containing protein codes for the protein MMDETARETADEIAHAAQHMARNLVALRHARALTQEGLAKASGVPRSTLANLESGEGNPSLKVLMKVAGALGAPLDELLASPRAKVRKWSAEDISAQNRGSGLTIRPLVPEPVRDSILDTMAFAPGAYLRGTPHLPGTREYFTCLEGRVAVFVAGERHGLIAGDVLAFPGHVPHSYRNEDAQRKALGVSIVILAKAGI